One window from the genome of Bubalus kerabau isolate K-KA32 ecotype Philippines breed swamp buffalo chromosome 17, PCC_UOA_SB_1v2, whole genome shotgun sequence encodes:
- the LOC129631789 gene encoding glutaredoxin-1-like has translation MAQAFMNSKIQSGKVVVFIKPTCPYCRRTQELLSQLPFKQGLLEFVRIQILYLIGAIGDTTEIQDYLQQLTGARTVPRVFISKECIGGCIDLVNIHERGELLTRIKQIGALR, from the coding sequence ATGGCTCAAGCATTCATGAACAGCAAGATCCAGTCTGGGAAGGTGGTCGTGTTCATCAAGCCCACCTGCCCCTACTGCAGAAGGACTCAGGAGCTCCTCAGTCAACTGCCCTTCAAACAAGGGCTTTTGGAATTTGTCCGTATCCAAATCTTGTATCTCATTGGTGCCATCGGTGACACCACTGAGATACAAGATTACTTGCAACAGCTCACAGGAGCCAGAACGGTACCTCGGGTCTTCATCAGTAAAGAGTGCATAGGTGGATGCATTGATCTAGTAAATATTCATGAGCGAGGGGAACTGTTGACACGGATAAAGCAAATTGGAGCTCTGCGATAA
- the LOC129632398 gene encoding uncharacterized protein LOC129632398 isoform X4, producing MRSRGARAAPKLPSRPSLASWSRARRVVFSTAGGRAQIVRAPSPRSRDSARSEKVIFRSGGVSFCGPLSKFRRQEDQETQSQKD from the exons ATGCGGAGCCGAGGTGCCCGAGCGGCGCCTAAGCTTCCTTCTAGA CCCTCTCTCGCGAGTTGGAGTCGCGCCCGCCGCGTCGTCTTCTCGACCGCTGGAGGCAGAGCCCAGATAGTCCGCGCGCCCTCTCCCAGGTCCCGGGATTCCG CTCGGTCGGAAAAGGTGATCTTCCGGTCCGGGGGCGTCTCGTTCTGTGGCCCACTCAGTAAATTCAGGAGGCAGGAGGATCAGGAGACGCAGAGTCAGAAGGACTGA